In Clostridium ljungdahlii DSM 13528, the genomic window ACAAATTTGATCTCCACAGAACATAGCATTATTTTCCATAATTATTGAACCATCTTTTCGTACAGAAGGTCCAAGTATTTCATCATTTGCCCAACCACCGGACAATCCATCTCTACCAAGTGATTCAAGTTCACCAATTACTGTTTCCATAGGAGGAAGCTCTATAAGTTCTGAAACGTTTCCAGTAGAAACTATAGCATCCGCTTTTTCATCAAGAGCAACCAAAGGTTGTGATTCTCCATCTCTACCTGTACATTCATTAGTAATTCCTACAGTTTTAACCCCTGCATCCTCTAGTGCCACAATACATGCAATAAAATCAGCATCAGGATTACCATAACCTTCTTCAGAAACTATAGCTCCATCTGCTCCCAAGGACTTTGCCATTTGAGCTACAAACAACGCTGCACGGTTTTTCTGATCCAAAGCAACATTTAAGTTTGACATTATAACACCTAGGAAATTTATTGTCTTTCCATGCTCTGCATATAACTCTTTAATAGTAGGATTATTTTGAAAATCATATGTTGCCCATTTTGATGATACTGGCATAAAGCTTCCAGAAATCATTGCTCCATCTAAAATTTCATTTGGATGCATAAATGTAGGAACAATATGGTTTGTATCCCAACCGTAAACAAGATCATTGTAACCCATTTCTTCCATCTGTGATTGAGGCTGCATAACAAATACAACGCTTGGAAGCTTTTGAACATCTTCAGCTCTTTTGGTAACAGGAGTCAATTCAAAAGTTTCAATATCTTCGGGCTCTAAATCCTTTACACAGCTTCCTATATATTCAGCCAGTTTATGTCCTGCCCATCTCAAAGCTTTATTTTTCTTCTGTTGTTCATTTTTCTCAAAATCTTCATCTGTATCTCCAACAAGGACAATATTTTTCAGTTGTGAAAAGTAAGTATACTTTGCTCCTTCACCGCTCATATCTATTAATCCATCCTGGAATCCACCCCAATGCTTGCCAACTACAAGCAAACTGCAGTCCTTAAGTGCATGTGTACGACCATTTCCAACTGGAGCTACATCCCCAGTTACTCCTGGAAATAATGTGGTTCCATCAACCTTAACTCTACATTCTATAGCTTCCTTTACAGGGACAAGACGAACCTTGTCTCCAGGCTTTACAATTAAAAGATCTGCCTCAGTAATATGTTCATCTTCCAATACATAATCTAGAGCTTCTTTTTTGTTAATTGTTAAAATGCCCTCTTTATAGTTTGTTGTTTCACCAAAAACGACATCTTTAACATGAAAGTTTCCAATTTCAAGTTTCATTAATTATACCTCCTTTTATAAATTAATCTATACCTTTACACATTATTCTCAGTTTACATAATACAATAGCGCTATTTGTTTTAATTTTAACACCGTCATGATTATGTTTCAATCGCATTTATAATATAATCGCGATTGAATTTTCTGATAGATTCTATTTGTTATTTTTATAACAGGTTTTATGTTTAACAAAAACTGTTATATATTGGTAAAAAAATTGTGAACCACACACAAAAATGTCCCACTTATTCCAATTTTCTTGTTCACAACAAGCTTCTAACCATTAAATATTCAAATGCTAATAAATGCAGTAAATAAGCCATGGGGGATATTATCATATCTAATAGTTCATCCATTATAAACAAGTTTTCTCAGAATAACTGTGGCATTTGAAAACGCGATTGTATGGAATATATTGGGTAATTAATTACATACCTTGATTAAGTTAGTCTATTGTGAACTCTAGCATTTCATGGTATAATGAATAATTGTAAAATTGCAATTAAAAATTAATTGCAATTATTTTTTAATCTAACTACTTAAATAGAAACTAATATTTTAAACATTGGAGATAAATATGGTTAAAAAAACAATTAAGAAACACAGAAATATGAGTTATTTTATTGATGCTGCTTCTAAAATTATGGATGAAGAAGGAGTACAATCTATAACAATAAGGAAAGTAGCTGATATGGCAGGATACAATAGTGCTACCTTATATAACTACTTTGAAAATTTAGATGAACTTATTCTTTATGCTTCTATAAGACATTTAAGAGAATATACTTTTAGTCTTTCTCAATATATTAACGCTCTTCATGATAATATTGATAAGTACTATGAAATTTGGAAATATTTTTGTAAATATTCTTTTTCAAATCCAGAGATATATAATAATATTTTTTTTGTGAAGCACAGCAATTCTATCTCAAATATTATTGAAGAATACTACTCAATTTTTCCTGAAGAATTGGGAGATCATTCCGAGAATTTGCTTCCTATGCTTTTAAAGAGTAATTTATATGAGAGAAACCTAGCTCTTCTAAAAATAATAGCAGATAATGGATATTTAAAACCAGAATGCCTAAATGATCTCAATCAAATGACCATACTCTTGTATCAAGGTATGCTTAATAAAATATTGAATGATGAGCAAACCTCTAGTGTTGAAGAGTGCTCAGAAACAATGTTAAGGTATATTAAACAACTAACTACTTCTTTTATAAATTAATTTAAGTCGATCTAACAATAAAAAGAACATCCCCAGGTTTGTGTAAACTAAAATAGATATGATAAAAATTACTATATGACTGAGAGCTGAATTTTAAATGCAATGAAATGTTTTATATAAAAGAGTAAGTACCATATTGTATTTGCTCTTTTATTTTGTCATGTTTTAATATAGAACATATTTTTAAAATATTGTATGTAAGTGTTTTATTAATACATTTTACTTATAGATAAATTTTATTTATTTTAAGATCTAATAATACTTCTACTATAATAAAAGCTGTGATAACATAAAAAAGAAAAATGGAATAAGACATGCATTTTGCATATTGGGAGGATTATTTTGGAGAAAAATTAAGTATTTTTAAATATAAAAATAAAACTGGGGGGTTTACACAAAAATGGAAACGAAAAAACAAAATTATAACACAGTACTAATTTTAATTTTTGCAATTGTAACAATTGTAGGGTTATTTTATGTGAAATGGAGTCCTTATTATTCTAAGGCATTTGTAGCAGCTTCAAAACATTCTATTGGAGCTTCTATACTTACAGGAAAGTCTAATGCTTCACCAGCTCCTTCATTGGCCGCATCTTTAGGATATATGTCTGCATATTTTAAAGCTGTATGGAAGGCCGTAATATTAGGTTTATTACTAGGTTCATTGGTACAGGTAGCAATACCTAGAAATTGGATAAGAAAGTTTATAGGAAGTAATTCACTTAAAAGTACAGTAGCAGCTGGAACTACTGCTCTCCCAGGAATGATGTGTACATGCTGTGCTGCACCAGTTACAGTAGGTCTTAGAAAATCTTCAGCATCAGTTAATGCTGCACTAGCTTTTTTCCTAGGAAATCCGACTCTTAATCCAGCAACTATTATATTTATGGGATTTGTTTTAGGATGGAACTTTGCAATATTTAGAATAGTTATTGGACTTATTTTAGTTTTAGGTATTTCATCCTTAGCAGTTAAATTTTCAAAAAATGAAAACACTAATAATGATATAGAATTACCTGGGCTACAAGAAGAAAAAGAAGATGGAAATTTATTTAACCGTTGGCTAAAAGCTCTTTTTCAATTAACCATAGATACTATTCCTGCTTATTTAATTGTTGTTGCAATATTAGGAGCAGTAAGAGCATGGATATTCCCAGCTGTTACTCCAGCATGGGGAAATAGTATAATTGCTATAATTGGACTTGCAATTGCTGGTACTTTATTTGTTATTCCAACAGCAGGAGAAGTACCAATAATTCAGACATTAATGGCTTTTGGACTTGGAACAGGTCCTGCCGCAGCATTACTTATAACTTTACCATCAGTTAGTATTGTATCCTTATTATTAGTAAAAAGAGCTTTTTCAACTCGTGTACTTGTGTTTGTAGGATGCTCTGTAGCAGTAATTGGTATTATAAGTGGTTTTATAGGTATGGCAGTGCTTTAGTGTGAATTTTATATAAATATCAACTTAACTACCACCTGCTTGAAGCAGGTGGTTTTTATCTGCTGCTTAAGTTTTGAATTCTATTATTTATCCTAAGTACTGCAGTAACTTCTGTTTCAACCATCTTTTCTACATTGTTGTTTTTGCCTAACGGCTGCACATCAAACTTACTTTTGTTTTGACTGTCTTTATCAAAGAGAAACTATATAAAAGCATCAAATATAGTAATCTTTCCCGTTGCATTATCTCCATAGATATTAGTCAGTTTTGAAAAATTCACCGTAAGTTCTTTTATACATTTAAAATTTTTAAAATAATACGGCATTTCAGTAAATATTCACTTTTCAATTGTTATCTTGAATATGAAAAATGTGAATTATATTCATTTTATCCTGTCATATAAATTGAAATTTGACTTAATATTCATTCAGGTAGTTTTGCAATAACTCTGCTAACTTTCCAATGTCTATTCCGTCAACAAAAAAATGATGAACCTGTAAAATATTCTTTTTGATTTATAGCTGCCTTAGTAGCTGGGATTACATATTCCTCTAATGTGTCTTTCAGCTCTACATTAACGACTTTGAATAATTCAGTGTCTTTATTAAAATCAGTGAACTATATTATCTATTTATATTAGAACATGTGTTTGACAATATGATATTAAATAATATAAAACCATTCATCAAATAGGCAATTTTATGTTACATAAAGAAGATTCTAATCAATTAAATAAGCTCACCTCTATATATCTTTTTTATAAATTTTGTTTATGATAAAAATCTTTGAATTTTAGCTGTTTTCCGATCAACTTTAGAATTAAGTCCTGTTTCGTCTTTAATTAAAGTAAAAACAAAGGTCCCTACCGTTCTCATCATTGGGATAAACTTTCCTTTAAATTCAGGAAGAATTCCTTTGATTGCAACATAAGCACTAGAGCATGCTAATATTGCAATTGTATCAATATCATTTAACTTTTTCCATATGCCTTCCCTTTCCGTGTCGAACATTTCACATGGAAATGCAACACTTATATTATTAACATTTATGTTCATAGTTTCTAATATTTTATTCCATTTGTCTCTTATCCTATGTACTGCTATGGCACTGTGTACCATATCTTTATTTTGATCTAAGCTTCTGCAAGGCAGATCATCAGAATAAGAGAGACTTTCACAAGCACATCCAGGACAAGTAATTACTAAAACATTCTTTGATCCTTGAAACATATTTTTAATTCTTTGTTCATCTAACATTTCACTATATAAACCCATAATTACCTCCGAAAAATACAATAGCTATTTTACATAATCCTATAAAATAGCTATAATACACACTTCTATAATAGCAACCAGTTTCAATATTATTATATTTCTGATAATTATTTTTATCTTACTTTTGAAACTTGGTCATACTGCCATAAATTTCATTCAATTTTTTAAATTCATCCTCATCGTAAAAACTGCAATTATTTTTTCCAAAAGCCTTAGCTACTTCTATTGCAAAGCCTGCTGCCAGTGATATGTCTTCTATGTGACTTGCACCCGTGTCACACCCTGCAACTAGCGATTCTGTAGTTATGGCTACCCCAACAACCGGTGAGCTTGTCGCAGTAGATGGCTGTAATATACTATTGATATGAGAAATTCCATTTCCATAAGGAGTAATATCCTGCATAGCTATTGGAAATGTAACTCCCTTTTCTCCACTAGTTTTTTCTAGTATTTCGAGTAAATCATAGGATAGCTTAAGTATATATCCTTCTTTAACCGTAGGAGATATTGCCACTCCTTTATGGTTAACAATCTTATTTCCTTTTGTAGTATCAATAGATAGTATAGCATCCATTTTTGATTCAACTTCATTTTCATTCATAGTATACATATTAACCGGTGAATTCATAAATGGAGCAGGATTATGCTCCAAGGTAGGAGCATTAGGGCAAATATGAGTAGATATTATTACATCACCATTTAATTTATCCCCTTTATCGCTCATAATTCCAAGCTTGTAAGCTGCAGTAAGTGCTGCTACCGCTCCATCTCCATCAGACACCATTCCAATGACATCTGGTCTTGCTCCAATACCTCCAAGCCTTCCAACAACACCCAGAGTAGGCGCATATCCACCTTGAGATTTTCCATTGATTCCAGGAATCTTTATTTTTACAAAATCAGTATAACCTTTATCACCAGATATTCTCGTGCTATTAATATCCTTTACACCATTTTTTGTGAAAAAATCCACAACTTTTTCTCCATCTATCTTCGGATCATCCAATAATTCATATATATCAATGGCTTGCTTTAATATCATATTTATTCCTCCAAGTATAGTTATTTTAAGAGATTTCCTGCAGCCTTCACTCTTATCCTTGTTGCATTTCCTGGAATATACGCAAGTGGTACATCGTCAATATCTACAATTTCTATGGATGAAGGATCAGCTCCTGCTTTAATTGCCTGTTCAATAGCCATATTTTTGGCTTCTTCGATAGCTTCGTCTCGTCCAATCTTATCCAACATAAATATTTTTTCAACCTGACCACTTATTTGGGATATTGCTGCACCAATAGCATTTGCTACATCAAAGTAATCGGGTCTTATGACTTCTGATGCCCCTGCCAATTTGTCTGGAAGAAGCACACTTCCCCCACCTACCAATACAACTTTCATATCATTTGCATTTGTCTTTATTCTATCAATTGCCCCTTCTGCCATATCTATTATTTTTTCATATACTTCTTTTGCCATTTCTGAGTCAACTTCTTTTACTTTTTCGTTATCACCTATTTTAGCTATACCAAGTGAGGTTACTATATCCGAAGTAGTAAGCGTATCTCCTCCAAAACACAGTGACTTTTCTATAAGTTTATATCCAACACTATCCGGTCCAATTGAAACTTTATTGTCAGCTTTTCGTATAACAGTTCCTCCTCCAAGTCCTATAGATACAAGATCTGGCATACGGAAATTTGTCCTTACTCCTCCTATTTCAACTGCAGTAGAAGACTCTCTCGGAAATCCATTTATAAGTACACCAATATCCGTAGTTGTACCTCCTACATCTACAACAAGTGCATTTTTTTGTTTTGCAAGGTAAGAAGCTCCTCTAAGACTATTAGTTGGTCCGCAGGCAATAGTAAGTATAGGATATTTCATTGCATAATCCACAGACATAAGTGTGCCATCATTTTGTCCAATATAAACTTGACAATTTATATTTTCATTTTTAAGCGCTTTTATAAAACCTTTAACAGTAGTTTCTGCAACATCTACCAGAGATGCATTTAATATGTTTGCATTTTCACGTTCCAGAAAACCTATACTTCCAATTTCGGACGATAAAGATACTGGTACATTTGGCATCTCCTCTTTAAAAATTTCTGCAGCCTTGATCTCATGTTCATTTGATACAGGTGAAAATACAGATGTAACTTCTATAGAATTGACTTTTCCCTTTATTTCTTTTGCTATTTTTCTCAAATATTCTTCATCAAGTGTTGAAATTTCACTTCCATCAAATTCAAATCCACCTTTAACCATATACCTAAAATCACCTATTGCTTCTTTAAGGTCTTCAGGCCATCCTGTCATTGGCTTTATTGCTGTGGTAGCAGGAAGCCCAATCCTTATAACACCAACTTTGTTTAACCTTTTACGTTCAACAATTGCATTAGTACAGTGTGTAGTTCCAAGCATAGCGTATTTTATATCTTCCCTTGGTACATTGCTTATTCTTAAAACTTCCAAAAGTGCCCTGTATATTCCCGAACTTACATCTAAAGTAGTTGGAGTTTTTATTTTTGCTACAGGGGTTAAACTTTCATCAAGAATTACTGCATCTGTGTTGGTCCCACCAACATCTATACCAATCCTATATTTCATTTTAAAATTCCCCCATTCTGCTTTTAATTCTTTGTTCAATAGGAACATAATTTACATCGTAACCAAAATATCTTGGTCCTACAGTCTTAATTCCCGCTTCAGTTCTCCATTTTTCATCACAAGGTATACAGATTACCACTCCTCTGTTTCCATATCTAAGTGTTTCCGTTGTTATGGCATGTCCCGTTTCAATATCAAGTACCACAATGAGATCTGGCACTGTAGCTAGTACTTTTCCATCATCAGTTTGTGCCATTAAATTTTCATTTTGGAATTCAATTTTAATTGATTTTCCCTTATATTCGTCAATACCCATCATTTTACTTTCTCCACGTACAAACCCACCATCTGTTTTTCTCAATATATCACATACCTTGCCTTTAAATAATTCAAATCCTCCACTTGCCTTGAGTACTGCATCAACAGGATTTGTATTATTACTTTTTGCTATTCTTATAGCACGTCCAACTTTTTCAGTTGTGCTTATAATTCCTTT contains:
- a CDS encoding DUF1177 domain-containing protein — protein: MILKQAIDIYELLDDPKIDGEKVVDFFTKNGVKDINSTRISGDKGYTDFVKIKIPGINGKSQGGYAPTLGVVGRLGGIGARPDVIGMVSDGDGAVAALTAAYKLGIMSDKGDKLNGDVIISTHICPNAPTLEHNPAPFMNSPVNMYTMNENEVESKMDAILSIDTTKGNKIVNHKGVAISPTVKEGYILKLSYDLLEILEKTSGEKGVTFPIAMQDITPYGNGISHINSILQPSTATSSPVVGVAITTESLVAGCDTGASHIEDISLAAGFAIEVAKAFGKNNCSFYDEDEFKKLNEIYGSMTKFQK
- a CDS encoding hydantoinase/oxoprolinase N-terminal domain-containing protein translates to MKYRIGIDVGGTNTDAVILDESLTPVAKIKTPTTLDVSSGIYRALLEVLRISNVPREDIKYAMLGTTHCTNAIVERKRLNKVGVIRIGLPATTAIKPMTGWPEDLKEAIGDFRYMVKGGFEFDGSEISTLDEEYLRKIAKEIKGKVNSIEVTSVFSPVSNEHEIKAAEIFKEEMPNVPVSLSSEIGSIGFLERENANILNASLVDVAETTVKGFIKALKNENINCQVYIGQNDGTLMSVDYAMKYPILTIACGPTNSLRGASYLAKQKNALVVDVGGTTTDIGVLINGFPRESSTAVEIGGVRTNFRMPDLVSIGLGGGTVIRKADNKVSIGPDSVGYKLIEKSLCFGGDTLTTSDIVTSLGIAKIGDNEKVKEVDSEMAKEVYEKIIDMAEGAIDRIKTNANDMKVVLVGGGSVLLPDKLAGASEVIRPDYFDVANAIGAAISQISGQVEKIFMLDKIGRDEAIEEAKNMAIEQAIKAGADPSSIEIVDIDDVPLAYIPGNATRIRVKAAGNLLK
- a CDS encoding glycine/sarcosine/betaine reductase component B subunit, translating into MKLEIGNFHVKDVVFGETTNYKEGILTINKKEALDYVLEDEHITEADLLIVKPGDKVRLVPVKEAIECRVKVDGTTLFPGVTGDVAPVGNGRTHALKDCSLLVVGKHWGGFQDGLIDMSGEGAKYTYFSQLKNIVLVGDTDEDFEKNEQQKKNKALRWAGHKLAEYIGSCVKDLEPEDIETFELTPVTKRAEDVQKLPSVVFVMQPQSQMEEMGYNDLVYGWDTNHIVPTFMHPNEILDGAMISGSFMPVSSKWATYDFQNNPTIKELYAEHGKTINFLGVIMSNLNVALDQKNRAALFVAQMAKSLGADGAIVSEEGYGNPDADFIACIVALEDAGVKTVGITNECTGRDGESQPLVALDEKADAIVSTGNVSELIELPPMETVIGELESLGRDGLSGGWANDEILGPSVRKDGSIIMENNAMFCGDQICGWSPKTMKEF
- a CDS encoding permease; protein product: METKKQNYNTVLILIFAIVTIVGLFYVKWSPYYSKAFVAASKHSIGASILTGKSNASPAPSLAASLGYMSAYFKAVWKAVILGLLLGSLVQVAIPRNWIRKFIGSNSLKSTVAAGTTALPGMMCTCCAAPVTVGLRKSSASVNAALAFFLGNPTLNPATIIFMGFVLGWNFAIFRIVIGLILVLGISSLAVKFSKNENTNNDIELPGLQEEKEDGNLFNRWLKALFQLTIDTIPAYLIVVAILGAVRAWIFPAVTPAWGNSIIAIIGLAIAGTLFVIPTAGEVPIIQTLMAFGLGTGPAAALLITLPSVSIVSLLLVKRAFSTRVLVFVGCSVAVIGIISGFIGMAVL
- a CDS encoding AAA family ATPase, translating into MPYYFKNFKCIKELTVNFSKLTNIYGDNATGKITIFDAFI
- a CDS encoding TetR/AcrR family transcriptional regulator gives rise to the protein MVKKTIKKHRNMSYFIDAASKIMDEEGVQSITIRKVADMAGYNSATLYNYFENLDELILYASIRHLREYTFSLSQYINALHDNIDKYYEIWKYFCKYSFSNPEIYNNIFFVKHSNSISNIIEEYYSIFPEELGDHSENLLPMLLKSNLYERNLALLKIIADNGYLKPECLNDLNQMTILLYQGMLNKILNDEQTSSVEECSETMLRYIKQLTTSFIN